The following coding sequences lie in one Xanthomonas hortorum pv. pelargonii genomic window:
- a CDS encoding efflux transporter outer membrane subunit gives MVRTFLSAALAALVLSGCAVGPDYRPDPPAAVTLQGAQDAAYSAESPVGNWWSQFDDPVLEQLVRDGLFANHDLRIAVSRVKQARAVFVERRLDQAPHITAQGSFDRREQQQVIAGNQRFLTEQTTLGLDAAWELDLFGRQRRASEAARADLEAEQAGLLDVQVTVAAEVARNYFELRGTQKQLDVSKRTLINLHDTQKPTQTRWDLGAGSELEVQSSLARLKAIEADIPLLETAEAQYRHRLAVLLGQAPDALDATLVPRTTPAFARALPLGDTAGLLRQRPDVRSAERRLAAATAQVGVATADLFPRISVSGFVGFLSGDAARLTEGSGKAWSITPSISWAAFDFGTVRARLRASKAQAEGALAQYQQAVLLALEDTENALIGYGRQQARLAIVVDQANAARRAEQLAQIRYREGSEDFLTLLDAQRTQLAADDALAQAEAAVNVGVVGVYKALGGWKQGEAPAVPVAVVKR, from the coding sequence ATGGTAAGGACATTCTTGAGCGCGGCACTGGCCGCGCTGGTGCTCAGCGGTTGTGCGGTCGGCCCGGATTACCGGCCCGACCCGCCCGCCGCGGTAACGCTGCAGGGCGCGCAGGACGCGGCCTACAGTGCCGAGTCGCCGGTCGGCAACTGGTGGTCGCAGTTCGACGACCCGGTGCTGGAGCAACTGGTGCGCGATGGCTTGTTTGCCAACCACGATCTGCGCATCGCCGTCTCGCGCGTCAAGCAGGCGCGTGCGGTGTTCGTCGAGCGTCGTCTGGACCAGGCGCCGCACATCACTGCGCAGGGCAGCTTCGACCGGCGCGAACAACAGCAGGTGATTGCCGGCAATCAGCGCTTCCTCACCGAACAGACCACCCTGGGTCTGGATGCGGCCTGGGAACTGGATCTGTTCGGCCGTCAGCGGCGCGCATCGGAAGCGGCACGTGCCGATCTGGAAGCCGAGCAGGCCGGCCTGCTCGACGTGCAGGTCACGGTCGCCGCCGAAGTGGCGCGCAACTATTTCGAGTTGCGTGGCACGCAGAAGCAGCTGGATGTCTCCAAGCGCACGCTGATCAACCTGCACGACACCCAGAAACCGACGCAGACGCGTTGGGACCTGGGTGCCGGCAGCGAGCTGGAGGTGCAGAGCAGCCTGGCGCGGCTGAAGGCGATCGAGGCGGATATTCCGTTGCTGGAAACCGCCGAGGCGCAGTACCGCCACCGTCTGGCCGTGTTGCTCGGCCAGGCGCCGGATGCGCTGGATGCCACCCTGGTGCCGCGCACCACGCCCGCGTTCGCACGTGCGTTGCCGCTGGGCGACACCGCCGGGCTGCTGCGTCAGCGACCGGACGTGCGCAGTGCCGAACGTCGCCTGGCAGCAGCCACCGCGCAGGTTGGCGTCGCGACTGCTGACCTGTTTCCGCGCATCAGCGTGAGCGGCTTTGTCGGCTTCCTGTCCGGCGATGCGGCCAGGCTGACCGAGGGCAGCGGCAAGGCTTGGTCGATCACCCCGTCGATCAGCTGGGCGGCGTTCGACTTCGGCACCGTACGTGCGCGCCTGCGTGCCAGCAAGGCGCAGGCCGAAGGTGCATTGGCGCAATACCAGCAGGCCGTATTGCTGGCGTTGGAGGACACCGAGAACGCACTGATCGGCTACGGCCGCCAGCAGGCGCGTCTAGCGATCGTGGTGGACCAGGCCAACGCCGCGCGGCGTGCCGAACAGCTGGCGCAGATCCGCTACCGCGAGGGCTCGGAAGACTTCCTCACGCTGCTGGATGCACAACGCACCCAGCTGGCCGCAGACGATGCGTTGGCACAGGCCGAAGCAGCGGTGAATGTTGGTGTGGTCGGTGTCTACAAAGCGCTGGGCGGCTGGAAGCAGGGTGAAGCACCTGCGGTACCGGTGGCTGTGGTCAAGCGTTGA
- a CDS encoding GGDEF domain-containing protein translates to MILHLRRDFRLGIVKMLGPITALLLCLYAVYLAMTGQVAACLITAVLGVLAVWRGWQMRSAENTGAGGVWLASINVGGCLVACWTGGDGALPWLFPVLATNYFLCGPQRAVLLSLPLLAALLLLPGLIVSPGQGMSTVVVTLVTLTVGYAFSLRMQDDRVHLEELASLDALTGLPNRRMLERALTHQIDQRQPHDRLNSLIILDLDHFKEVNDLYGHAAGDAALSDLATILRYEVRDPHQVFRFGGEEFVVLLRAGSLQELEAATERLRKVIRNGLRGPGGRITVSLGAARHDGETHWQDWFSRADAALYLAKNGGRDSVRVAD, encoded by the coding sequence GTGATCCTCCACCTGCGGCGGGATTTCCGCCTGGGCATCGTCAAGATGCTTGGGCCAATCACCGCGCTGTTGCTCTGCCTCTATGCGGTTTACCTGGCCATGACCGGCCAGGTGGCTGCCTGCCTGATCACCGCAGTGCTCGGTGTGCTTGCGGTCTGGCGCGGCTGGCAGATGCGCAGTGCCGAGAACACGGGGGCAGGCGGGGTATGGCTGGCATCGATCAATGTCGGCGGCTGTCTGGTGGCCTGCTGGACCGGCGGCGATGGCGCGCTGCCCTGGCTGTTTCCGGTGCTGGCGACCAATTATTTTCTATGCGGGCCGCAGCGTGCGGTGCTGCTCAGCCTGCCGCTGTTGGCGGCTCTGTTGTTATTACCCGGATTGATCGTCAGCCCTGGTCAAGGCATGTCGACGGTCGTGGTGACCTTGGTGACGCTGACGGTGGGGTATGCGTTTTCGCTGCGCATGCAGGACGACCGCGTGCATCTGGAAGAACTGGCCTCGCTGGATGCGCTCACTGGCTTGCCCAACCGACGCATGCTCGAACGTGCGCTCACCCATCAGATCGATCAGCGGCAACCGCATGATCGGCTCAACAGCCTGATCATTCTGGATCTGGATCATTTCAAGGAGGTCAACGATCTGTACGGGCATGCCGCAGGCGATGCGGCGCTATCGGATCTGGCCACCATCCTGCGTTACGAGGTACGCGATCCGCATCAGGTGTTCCGCTTCGGCGGCGAAGAGTTCGTGGTGTTGTTACGCGCCGGCTCGCTGCAGGAACTGGAAGCGGCGACCGAGCGCCTGCGCAAGGTCATTCGCAATGGCCTGCGCGGCCCGGGTGGACGTATCACGGTGTCACTGGGTGCGGCCCGCCACGATGGCGAGACGCATTGGCAGGACTGGTTTTCACGCGCCGATGCGGCGCTGTATCTGGCCAAGAACGGCGGCCGCGATAGCGTGCGGGTTGCCGACTGA
- a CDS encoding sensor domain-containing diguanylate cyclase, with the protein MLTKKAKRHAAGALLLGGVIFVLIGVGGYFTTQRSLSDAGWVTHTQEVIAAIDEIQAGMLSAESSVRGYVLTDNEAFLGVYADAIGRLPERIVRLEALVQDNVAQERNVVLLRRLMDTRLVQINDLLHSYRANGLDGARASIARGVFQTSSTLRRQVQTMTELERRQLVTRTETNQTSAQWVLRSTVIGIISGLLVMLLAYRLLSRELERRVRAEDEASSTSERLVESFAALERTSAGLEALSRYSGLLQNCRDAEEALEITARTIAPLIPGASGAVYLLRASRDRAEPVVTWGAMADDDSASIAPHDCWALRRDRTHVVEDTSQGMVCQHAGANLPAHASTVCIPLSAQGTQLGMLALRSEDPRELTSLTVAEAAAEQLSLALHNLRLRETLRQQSIRDPLTGLYNRRYLEEALNHELARCTRRALPLSVLMLDVDHFKQFNDLHGHSGGDRVLAAIGEFLLTQMRGEDICCRYGGEELTIILPEVDLPTASKMAEKLRVGIEALQVMADGVSLPKITASFGAASFPEHAGNATQLLRRADEALYRAKQAGRNQVMSAGASTAAL; encoded by the coding sequence GTGTTGACCAAAAAAGCAAAACGCCATGCCGCCGGGGCTTTACTGCTCGGCGGGGTGATCTTCGTGCTGATCGGCGTGGGCGGTTATTTCACCACGCAGCGTTCGCTCTCCGACGCCGGCTGGGTAACGCATACGCAGGAAGTGATCGCCGCAATCGATGAAATCCAGGCCGGCATGCTGTCGGCAGAGTCGTCTGTGCGTGGCTATGTGCTGACCGATAACGAGGCATTTCTGGGCGTGTATGCCGATGCGATCGGACGCCTGCCCGAACGCATCGTGCGCCTGGAAGCGCTGGTACAGGACAACGTGGCGCAGGAGCGCAATGTCGTGCTGCTTCGGCGGCTGATGGACACGCGCCTGGTGCAGATCAACGACTTGCTGCACAGCTACCGCGCAAACGGCCTGGATGGCGCACGTGCTTCGATTGCGCGCGGGGTGTTTCAGACCTCCTCCACGCTGCGTCGCCAGGTGCAGACCATGACCGAGCTGGAACGCCGCCAATTGGTGACGCGTACCGAGACCAACCAGACCAGCGCGCAGTGGGTGCTGCGTAGCACCGTGATCGGCATCATCAGCGGACTGTTGGTGATGTTGCTTGCCTACCGCCTGCTGTCGCGGGAACTGGAACGACGCGTGCGTGCGGAAGACGAGGCTAGCAGCACCAGCGAGCGACTGGTGGAGTCGTTCGCCGCACTCGAACGCACTTCCGCCGGGCTGGAGGCGCTGTCGCGCTATTCGGGGCTGCTGCAGAACTGTCGCGATGCCGAAGAAGCGCTGGAAATCACCGCGCGCACGATTGCGCCGTTGATCCCCGGTGCCTCTGGCGCGGTCTACCTGCTGCGCGCCTCGCGCGATCGCGCCGAGCCGGTGGTCACCTGGGGCGCGATGGCCGACGACGACAGTGCCAGCATTGCGCCGCACGACTGTTGGGCGCTGCGTCGCGATCGCACGCATGTGGTGGAGGACACCAGCCAGGGCATGGTCTGCCAACATGCCGGCGCCAATCTTCCGGCGCATGCGAGCACGGTCTGCATTCCGTTGTCGGCGCAAGGTACGCAATTGGGCATGCTGGCGTTGCGCAGCGAGGATCCGCGCGAACTGACCTCGTTGACCGTGGCCGAAGCGGCCGCAGAACAACTGTCGCTGGCGCTGCACAACCTGCGTTTGCGCGAGACGCTGCGTCAGCAATCCATCCGCGATCCGCTGACCGGTCTGTACAACCGCCGGTATCTGGAAGAGGCGCTCAACCACGAACTGGCACGCTGCACGCGCCGGGCGCTGCCGTTGTCGGTATTGATGCTGGACGTGGACCATTTCAAACAGTTCAACGATCTGCATGGGCACAGTGGTGGCGATCGCGTGCTGGCGGCGATTGGCGAATTCCTGCTGACGCAGATGCGCGGCGAAGACATCTGCTGCCGCTATGGTGGCGAAGAATTGACCATCATCCTGCCGGAAGTGGATCTCCCCACCGCCAGCAAGATGGCCGAGAAGTTGCGCGTGGGCATCGAGGCCTTGCAGGTCATGGCCGACGGGGTATCGCTACCCAAGATCACCGCATCGTTTGGTGCGGCCAGCTTCCCCGAGCATGCGGGCAATGCGACGCAGCTGCTGCGGCGTGCGGACGAGGCGCTCTACCGGGCCAAACAGGCTGGGCGCAATCAGGTGATGAGCGCGGGCGCTTCGACTGCGGCATTGTAA